One genomic window of Vicugna pacos chromosome 18, VicPac4, whole genome shotgun sequence includes the following:
- the TBC1D24 gene encoding TBC1 domain family member 24 has protein sequence MDSPGYNCFVDKNKMDAAIQDLGPKELSCTELQELKQLARQGYWARSYALRGKVYQRLIRDIPCRTVTPDASVYSDIVGKLVGKHSSGSLPLPEFVDNTQVPSYCLNTRGEGAVRKILLCIANQFPDISFCPALPAVVALLLHYSIDEAECFEKACRILACNDPSKKLIDQSFLAFESSCMTFGDLVNKYCQAAHKLMVAVSEDVLQVYADWQRWLFGELPLSYFARVFDVFLVEGYKVLYRVALAILKFFHKVKAGQPLESDNVKQDIRTFVKDIAKTVSPEKLLEKAFAIRLFSRKEIQLLQMANEKALKQKGITVKQKRQFVHLAVHAENFHSEIVSVKEMRDIWSWVPERFALCQPLLLFSSLQHGYSLTRFYFQCEGHEPTLLLIKTTQKEVCGAYLSTDWSERNKFGGKLGFFGTGECFVFRLQPEVQRYEWVVIKHPELTRPVSMEPTTTPSSLCHSTSSDPADRLSPFLAARHFNLPSKTESLFMAGGNDCLIIGGGGGQALYIDGDLNRGRTGHCDTFNNQPLCSENFLIAAVEAWGFQDPDTQ, from the exons ATGGACTCCCCGGGGTACAACTGCTTTGTGGACAAAAACAAGATGGATGCCGCCATCCAGGACCTGGGGCCCAAGGAGCTGAGCTGCACCGAACTGCAGGAGCTAAAGCAGCTGGCGCGCCAGGGCTACTGGGCCCGCAGCTACGCCCTACGGGGAAAGGTGTACCAGCGCCTGATCCGGGACATCCCTTGCCGCACAGTCACCCCCGATGCCAGTGTGTACAGTGACATTGTTGGCAAGCTCGTGGGCAAGCACAGCAGTGGCAGCCTGCCTTTGCCTGAGTTTGTGGACAACACGCAGGTGCCCAGCTACTGCCTGAACACGCGGGGCGAGGGCGCTGTGCGTAAGATCCTGCTGTGCATCGCCAACCAGTTCCCGGACATCTCCTTCTGTCCTGCCCTGCCTGCGGTCGTGGCCTTGCTGCTCCACTACAGCATCGACGAGGCCGAGTGCTTTGAGAAGGCCTGCCGCATCTTGGCCTGCAACGACCCCAGCAAGAAGCTGATTGACCAGAGCTTCCTGGCCTTCGAGTCTTCCTGCATGACGTTCGGGGACCTGGTGAACAAGTACTGCCAGGCAGCCCACAAGCTGATGGTGGCTGTGTCCGAGGACGTCCTGCAGGTATACGCGGACTGGCAGCGCTGGCTGTTTGGGGAGCTGCCCCTCAGCTACTTTGCTCGCGTCTTTGACGTCTTCCTGGTGGAAGGTTACAAGGTGCTGTACCGTGTCGCACTGGCCATCCTCAAATTCTTCCACAAGGTGAAAGCTGGGCAGCCGCTCGAGTCAGACAACGTGAAGCAGGACATCCGCACCTTTGTCAAGGACATTGCCAAGACTGTGTCTCCCGAGAAGCTGCTGGAGAAAGCATTTGCCATCCGCCTCTTCTCTCGGAAGGAGATTCAGCTCCTGCAGATGGCCAATGAGAAAGCTCTGAAGCAGAAGGGCATCACTGTCAAGCAGAAGAG GCAGTTTGTGCACCTGGCTGTTCACGCGGAGAACTTCCACTCGGAGATTGTTAGCGTGAAGGAGATGAGAGACATCTGGTCGTGGGTCCCTGAGCGGTTCGCCCTCTGCCAGCCCCTCCTGCTCTTCTCCTCACTGCAGCACGGGTACAGCTTGACCAG GTTCTATTTCCAATGTGAAGGACATGAGCCCACCCTCCTGCTCATCAAGACCACGCAAAAGGAG GTGTGTGGAGCTTACCTGTCAACAGACTGGAGTGAGAGGAATAAGTTTGGAGGCAAACTGGGCTTCTTTGGGACTGGAGAATGCTTTGTGTTTAGG CTGCAGCCCGAGGTCCAACGCTATGAGTGGGTGGTCATCAAACACCCGGAGCTGACCAGGCCCGTGTCCATGGAACCCACCACCACTCCTTCCTCACTCTGCCACTCCACGTCCTCAGACCCCGCTGACCGTCTCTCGCCGTTCCTGGCTGCTCGGCACTTCAACCTACCCTCCAAGACTGAGTCCTTGTTCATGGCTGGGGGCAACGATTGCCTCATCATAG GTGGAGGGGGCGGCCAGGCACTGTACATCGATGGGGACCTGAACCGGGGCCGCACCGGCCACTGCGACACCTTCAACAACCAGCCGCTGTGCTCTGAGAACTTCCTCATCGCTGCTGTGGAAGCCTGGGGCTTCCAAGACCCCGACACTCAGTGA